In the genome of Streptomyces sp. 846.5, the window GGCGCTGCTGGACCGCTATGCCGCCGCGTTCGAGGCCGGGGACATGGGCGCGATCAGCAGGCTGCTGACGCAGGACGTGGTGCTGGAGATGCCGCCGCACCCGGACTGGTTCAGTGGACGGGACGCGGCCGTGCGGTTCCTGGCCACCCGGGTCCTGATCACCTCGGGGCGGATCCGGGCCGTGCAGACCGCCGCCAACGGGCAGCCGGCGCTGGCGACCTACCGGTTGGAGCCGGACGGCGGGCTGCACGCGCACTCGATCCAGGTACTGACGCTGGATCAGGACGGCGGCTCGGTAAGGCGGATCAGCGCGTTCCAGGACCTGTCGCTGTTTCCGGTCTTCGGCCTGGAACGGGTCCGCCCCGCCGGGGAGCGGACCCTGGCGGGGCGGAGCGGTGAGGTGGACCGGGCGGCTGCTACGGGTAGCTGACCAGGTCCGCCACGTTGTTGGAGGAGTTGGACGGGCCTCCGCTGCTGTTGACGATATGGCTGATGGTTCCCACGCCGCCGAGCGCCACGGTGACCATGTCGTGCAGCTTCACGCCGGAGACCTGCGGCACCTCCATGGCGTGGTCGGCCACGACCGAGGAGTTGGTGCTGAAGTAGCAGTACACGCCCAGCCCCCAGGCCTCATGGCTGGTGACTCCGGCGGCCACCTTGTAGGCGGCGTAGCCGTTGGTGCTGCCGTTCATCCAGCTCGCCTGGTTCGGCGGGTCGTACGGGAGCTCGTTCTGCAGGAAGTAGGTCCTGCCCCCGTTGCCGTTCCACAGCACCGCGTACTGCTGGTAGTGCTCGGCCGCCAGTCCGTACATGGTGACGTTGGCGCCGTTGACGACCAGGCCGTTCTGCGCGGTGTTGGAGGTCCAGCCGACGCCGCTGCCGTGGTCGGCGCGCCATAGCCAGAAGTCGTCGCCGATCACGTTGTTGCTGTTGACCTGCACGCTGACGGTCGCCTTGCCGACGGCCGCGCCGCCGATGCGGGCGAAGACGTCGGACAGCACGGTCGGGTCGGCGCTGTGGTCGGCGCTCGATCCGGTCGGGCCGACCTGCAGCAGCACCGGCGAGTTGGTGGTCCCGGCGTCGAACAGCAGCCCGCCGATGCGGACGCCGCTGACGTCGGCGGTGGACATCGCGGTGACGCCGTTGTCGGCCTCCAGCGTGGCCAGGCCGAGGCCCAGCACGACGGTGTCGGCCCGGGTCACCCTGATGGTGTCGGTGAGGTGGTAGACGCCCGGGGTGAACAGCAGGTTCTGACCCGCCGTCAGCGCCGCGTTGATGGTCGCCGCGGTGTCGGTCGGCTTGGCGATGTAGAACTGGCTGATCGGCAGTGAGGTGCCGGCGGTGTTGCCGGTGGCGGACCAGGTGCTGCCGCTGCTGTTGGTCCGGTCGCTGGGAACGAAGACCTGGTAGTTGCCGGAGGAGTCGACGTAGAGGTACGGCTTCTCGGCGATGGTCGGGGTCTGTGCCACCGTGGTGTAGGGCGGGCTGGGGAAGCTGTTCGACGGCGCGTTGGTGTCGCCGACGAAGACCATGTTCCAGTTGGAACCGGTCCAGCTGCCCCAGGAGCTGTTGCGCGACAGCCACTGCTGCTGGCTGCCGGAGTTGACCTGCCCGTTGATCTGCGAGTCGCTCAGCGAACCGCCGCTGGACCAGCCGCCGTTGTCGTCCAGCACCATGTTGCCGGTGACGTGCACCCGGCGCATCGGCGAGGCCTGCGAGACGGCCCACTTGACCGTCCCGCTGGACGGGCTGTCGGTGAGGTTCTCGACGGAGCGCCAGAAGTTCTGGGTGGCGTTGCCGCTGAACCACTGGGCGTCGGCGTTGACGCCGCCGCCGGTGATGGTGACCTGGTTGGGGTTCTGGCCGAGGCCGAGCACCTGGGTGTAGAAGCCCACCGGGACACTGACGTTGTACGAGCCGGGCTTGAACAGCAGGGCGTAGCGCTGGGTGCCGAACTGGTTGCTCTGCTGGGTGTTGTAGACCGCGTTGATCTGGCTCTGGATGGTGGCGCTGGACTCCGACGGGTCGAAGGTCAGCACGTTGGAGCCAAAGTCGGGGGTGCCGGCCGGCGGTGTCGTCGTCCCGCCACCGGCGGTGGTGGAGAGGTTGAACGACTGGGCGGCGGTGCCGTTGCAGGTGTACTGCTGCAGCTGGACGGCGTCGGCGGTGGAGGCCGACGGGGTGTCCAGGCACTTGCCGCTGTTGCGGTTGACGAAGTGGTAGCTGCCGCTCGCCTCGGCGACCGGGAGCCACTGCTGGTTGTTGCCGCCGCCGTAGGTCCACAGCTGGATCAACGCGCTGTCGGCGGTGGAGACATTGGTGACGTCCCACGCCTGCGCGGAGCTGTTGGCGGCGCCGACCTGGTAGTAGCCGCCGCTGGTGGCGGTGAAGACCCACTGCTGGGCGGTGGTGCCGTTGCAGGTGTACTGCTGGACGGCGGTGCCGTTGGCGGTGGCGGCGGCAGCGGCGTCGACGCACTTGCCGCTGTTGGCGTTGGTGACGGTGTACGTGGTGCCGGAGCTGACAGTCGCCGCCGCATTCGCGGACGGGGCGAGGGCGACGGTCAGTCCTCCGGCGACCAGGGCGGAGGCGGCGATCGCCGCTCCCGCCTTCTGGGCTGTTCTCATGGGTGCCTCCATGCGGTCGTCAGGATGACGACGAGTTCAGGCGTACGGGTTCGGGCGGACGGTGTGTCAGCTCGGCAGGGTCCACTGCTGGTTGGCGCTGTCGGCGCAGGTCCAGATCTGCAGCCGGGTGCCGTTGGCCGAGCTGGGGCCGGTGGCGTCCAGGCACTTGCCCGAGGCCGGGTTGACCAGTTCGCCGTTGCTCTGGTGCTGCCACTGCTGGGCGCCGGTGCCGTTGCAGTCGTAGAGTTGGACCTGGGTGCCGTTGGCGGTGCCGGCCGAGGTGAGGTCCATGCACTTGCCGAGGGCCTGCAGCGAGCCGTTGGAGGCGACGGTCCAGCTCTGCGCGCTGGTGCCGTTGCAGTCGTAGAGCTGGACGGCGGTGCCGTTGGCGCTGCTGGCGGCGGCGACGTCCACGCACTTGCCGCCGTAGCCGGTGATCGCGCCGGTCGGCGTCGTGCCGCCACCGCCGCCGCCACTGTTGCCGGTCAGGGCGTTGAAGATGCTCGCGAACTGGTACGTGCTCTGCGAGGTGCCGCTGCAGGTGTCGGAGTAGGTGCCGAGCACGGCGCAGGCCTTGTCACGGCCCAGGGACCAGTAGGCCAGCTCCTGGATGCCGTTGGAGGCGGCGAAGCTCTCCAGGCTGGACGCGTTGGAGGTGCTGAACACCTCGTTGGTGGAGTCGTTGACGCCGAGCATCGGGGTGTTGCCCTCCATGGCCCAGAGCTGGGCGGAGGTCTTGCTGGTCCAGATCGCGCCGAGCTGGCCGTGCAGCGCGTTGGCGGCGCTGATCGCGGCCGCGCCCATGTCCTCGTTGGGCCCGTAGTCCATGGTCATGATGTTGACCAGGTTGACGTTGAGGTTGTGGCTCTTCGCGTTGTTCAGCAGGCTGAGCGAGTTGGACAGCAGGCCGGTCGGGTCCACCGGGAGGGTGTAGTCGACGGAGAGCGTCTTGCCGGCCGCGGCGTACTGGGTCTGCAGGTTGGCCAGCGCCTGGTTGCGGCGGTCGTTGGCGGCGGTGTCGTCCAGCGTGGAGCCCTCGACGTCCAGGTCGACCCGGGTCAGGTTGAGGGTGTCGATGACGGTCTTGTACGCGGCCTGCAGCGAGGAGACCGTGGTGCAGGCCTGGGCCAGCTCGGTGCCCGACGCTCCGCCGAAGGAGGCGATGACGTCGCCGCCGGAGGCCCGCAGGGTGTTGATGGCGCCGGTCCAGCCGGCGTCGGAGATGGACGTGCTGCCGTTGAAGGTCGGCGTACAGCCGCTGCCGGCGATGACGAACGCCAGGGTGAAGTACTTGAGGCCAGTGGCGGACTCGGCAGAGGCCATGGCGGAGGGGGAGTTCCAGGTCTCCACGTAGGGCGCGGCGTAGTGCGCCGGGAAGCCGGGGCCGGCGTTGGCGGCCGCGTGGGCGGCGCCGCTGCCGCTGAGCACCAGTCCCGCTGCGGCCAGCGGGACGAGGGCGGCGGCGACGGCTGATCGGGTTCTGGGCATGCTGAACCTGAGCATGGGGGTGTCCTCCTGGGGACAGTGGGGGTGCGCGCCCGAGGATGGTGGGGGTGTCTGCCCGGGCGGGCCAAACGTTCAGGAAGTGAACTCAGTGAGCGCTCTCTCAGCGACTGTGCTCAGAGCATGATTGAACTCATGTCACATGGCCACGTCAATGGTCTGGGCCAATTTGGGTCGGAAAACCGACCGTTGTAACGGGTATCCGCCCAGCTCAGTGCGGGTGTTGGGAAGTTTTACCAGCAGCACGGCCGCTGATTGTCCGTCAAGAGGTATTGAGAGCGCTCTCATTTCCAGTGATCAACGCTTGAGCACAGCGGGGCGGTCACACTCTCAGGGGCCCGGGCGTCAGAGGAGTGAATGCTCACCAACCGAGGAGAAACCAAGTGAAACTCACCGTCTTCGGTGCCACCGGCGGGGTCGGCGGACAGATCGTCCGACAGGCCCTGGACGCCGGGCACGAGGTCACCGCCGTGGTCCGGGAGAAGGCCAGGCTGCCGCTGGTCGACCCCGGGCTCCGGATCGTCACCGCCGACGTCACCGACGCCTGGGCGCTGATCCCGCACCTCACCGGGCGGGACGCGGTACTGTCCGGCCTCGGGCCGCGCGGGCGCAAGCAGGCCGGCATCGCCGGGGCCGCCACCGGGGCGATCATCCAGGCCATGGACGCCGCCGAGGTGCGGCGCATCGTGGTGATCAGCGCCGCGCCGCTCTTCCCGATCCCGGAGCACGACGCGCTGCTGATGCGCTACGTCGCCACCCCGATGGTCCGCCTGGTCCTCAAGGGCGTCTACGCGGACCTCGCCGACATGGAGGCGGCGCTGGGCGCCAGCGACCTGGAGTGGACCGCGTTCCGGCCGCCCCAGCTCAAGGACGCCCCGCTGACGGGGGTCTACCGCCGGATCGTCGGCGCCGGGGTGCCCAAGGGCTGGTCGATCTCCCGGGCGGACGTGGCCCACGCCATGCTCGCCGCCCTGGACGACCGGGCCACGCTCAAGCAGGCGGTGGGGGTCGCCTACTGAACTTCCTACTGAACTTCCTACTGACCGCCGGCCAGCAGATCCGTGGTGCGCGCCTGGAGCCACTGCTCCACCGCGGAGACGTGCAGCATGGCGGCGGAGGCCGCGAGTTGGCCGTCATGGGCCTCCAGGGCGCGCAGGATGGACTCGTGCTCGCGGTGGACCGACTCCAGCGCGGTGGCGAGGTGGGCGCCGCGGACGATGCGGACCCGCTGGGTGTGCGTGGAGAGGGTGTCCAGCAGCAGGGACAGCACCGGGTTGCCGATGGTGTCGACGATGGCCCGGTGGAAGGCGATGTCCCATTCGATGAAGGTCTCCACGCTGTCGGCCTTCATGCTGCTCTCCAGGATGACCCGCAGCGCGGCCAGACCCTGGTCGGTGATCCGGTTCGCCGCCAGTGCGGTCGCCTGCGGCTCCAGCAGCCGTCGTACCTCCAGGAGTTGGGCGGCCGAGTCGCCGTGGGAGACGTCCGCGACGAAGGACAGCTCCTCCAGCAGCAGATGCGGCTCCAGGCTGGAGACGTAGGTCCCGTCGCCCTGCCTGCTGATCAGGATCCGCATCGCGGTGAGTGCCCTGACCGCCTCGCGCAGCGAGTTGCGGGAGATGCCGAGCTGGACCGCCAGGTCCTCCTCGCGCGGCAGCCGTGCGCCGGCCGGCAGCAGGCCGGAGACGATCATCTCCTTGATCCGGGCGATCGCCTCGTCGGTGACGGCCATGGCACTCCTCGGGTCGGTCGGTACTACTCCTGCTGCTCGCCGGCGGCGAAGCGGGAGATGATCAGCGCGAGGATGATGATCGCGCCGTTCAGGAACTGGTTCCACAGCGGGGGCACCCCGGCCAGGGTCATCACATTGACCACCAACTGCAGGGTGAGCACCCCGGTCAGCGCGCCGAACAGGGTGCCTCGGCCGCCGTTGAGGCTGACCCCGCCGATCACCGTCGCCGCGAAGACCTGGAAGATCCAGCCGCTGCCCTGGTCCGCCGAGATCGAGCCGTAGTGGCCGGTGTAGAGGATACCGGCGAAAGCGGCCAGCACTCCTCCGATGACCAGTACCGACCACACCGCCCGGTCCACCCTGATGCCGGCGGTACGGGCCGCCTCGGTGTTGCCGCCGATGGCGTACAGGGCCCGGCCGTGCCTGAGCCAGCCCATGGCCAGGCCGCCGACCAGGAACAGCAGCGCGCAGATCCAGATCGAGGCCGGCGCCCCCAGCCAGGAGGCCCGGCCCAGATAGGTGAAGGAGCTGGGGAGCTCCACGATGGACTGGCCCCGGGAGACCGCGATCTGCAGCCCGCGGAGCATGGTCAGCGCCCCGAGGGTGACGATGAAACCGTTCAGCCGCAGCTTCAGGATCAGGAATCCGTTCAGCGCCCCGATCAGCGCGCCCACCACCAGGCAGAGCGGGATCGCGGTCCAGGTCGGCAGCAGGGCCAGGCCCTGGAAGCGGCCGCCGTGCTGGGGCAGCACCAGCCAGACCGCGATCACCGGGGCGACGCCGATGGTCGACTCCAGCGACAGGTCCATCCGGCCGGAGATCAGGATCAGCGCCTCGGCCAGCACCAGCAGGCTCAGCTCGGTCGCCTGCTGGGCCACCCCGAGCAGATTGGCCGAGGTCAGGAACGCGGGCGAGACGATGAAGCCGATCACGCACATCACCAGCAGCACCGGGATCAGCGACAGCTCCCGGTAGCGGGCGAAGGAGAAGCCGTCCCGGGCGGACCCCGGATCGGCGGGCGGCGCGCTCAGGGCCGTGGCGGCCGCCGCCTCCGCCTGCGGTGCGAGGTCACTGCTGCTGGACATCGTCGTTCTCCCTCTCGCGTTCGTTGCGGTTCCCGCCCTGCTCTGCAGCGGCGGCGATGCCCTCCATGGCGGCTACCAGCTGCTCGTCGGTCCAGTCGGGACCGAACTCGGCGACCACCCCGCCGTGGAACATGGCCACCACCCGGTCGCAGCCGCGCAGGTCGTCCAGCTCGTCCGAGACCACCAGCGCCGCCCGGCCCTCGTCGGCCACCCGGCGGATCCTGGCGAGCAGGAACTCCTTGGACTTCACATCGACCCCGTTGGTGGGCCGGATCGCCACCAGGACCTGCGGATCGGTGGCCAGCGCCCTGGCCACCACCACCTTCTGCTGGTTGCCGCCGGACAGCGCCGAGACCGGAGTGTCCGACCTGGGCGTCTTGATGTCCAGGTCCTTGACCATCCGCTGGGCGAAGGCCCTGGTCCGCGACGGCAGCACGGTGCCGTAGGGGCCGAGCTGGTCACTGACCGTCAGGGTGGCGTTCTCCGCCACGCTGCGCTGCAGCACCAGGC includes:
- a CDS encoding RICIN domain-containing protein, with product MRTAQKAGAAIAASALVAGGLTVALAPSANAAATVSSGTTYTVTNANSGKCVDAAAAATANGTAVQQYTCNGTTAQQWVFTATSGGYYQVGAANSSAQAWDVTNVSTADSALIQLWTYGGGNNQQWLPVAEASGSYHFVNRNSGKCLDTPSASTADAVQLQQYTCNGTAAQSFNLSTTAGGGTTTPPAGTPDFGSNVLTFDPSESSATIQSQINAVYNTQQSNQFGTQRYALLFKPGSYNVSVPVGFYTQVLGLGQNPNQVTITGGGVNADAQWFSGNATQNFWRSVENLTDSPSSGTVKWAVSQASPMRRVHVTGNMVLDDNGGWSSGGSLSDSQINGQVNSGSQQQWLSRNSSWGSWTGSNWNMVFVGDTNAPSNSFPSPPYTTVAQTPTIAEKPYLYVDSSGNYQVFVPSDRTNSSGSTWSATGNTAGTSLPISQFYIAKPTDTAATINAALTAGQNLLFTPGVYHLTDTIRVTRADTVVLGLGLATLEADNGVTAMSTADVSGVRIGGLLFDAGTTNSPVLLQVGPTGSSADHSADPTVLSDVFARIGGAAVGKATVSVQVNSNNVIGDDFWLWRADHGSGVGWTSNTAQNGLVVNGANVTMYGLAAEHYQQYAVLWNGNGGRTYFLQNELPYDPPNQASWMNGSTNGYAAYKVAAGVTSHEAWGLGVYCYFSTNSSVVADHAMEVPQVSGVKLHDMVTVALGGVGTISHIVNSSGGPSNSSNNVADLVSYP
- a CDS encoding chitinase, translating into MPRTRSAVAAALVPLAAAGLVLSGSGAAHAAANAGPGFPAHYAAPYVETWNSPSAMASAESATGLKYFTLAFVIAGSGCTPTFNGSTSISDAGWTGAINTLRASGGDVIASFGGASGTELAQACTTVSSLQAAYKTVIDTLNLTRVDLDVEGSTLDDTAANDRRNQALANLQTQYAAAGKTLSVDYTLPVDPTGLLSNSLSLLNNAKSHNLNVNLVNIMTMDYGPNEDMGAAAISAANALHGQLGAIWTSKTSAQLWAMEGNTPMLGVNDSTNEVFSTSNASSLESFAASNGIQELAYWSLGRDKACAVLGTYSDTCSGTSQSTYQFASIFNALTGNSGGGGGGTTPTGAITGYGGKCVDVAAASSANGTAVQLYDCNGTSAQSWTVASNGSLQALGKCMDLTSAGTANGTQVQLYDCNGTGAQQWQHQSNGELVNPASGKCLDATGPSSANGTRLQIWTCADSANQQWTLPS
- a CDS encoding NAD(P)H-binding protein, which encodes MKLTVFGATGGVGGQIVRQALDAGHEVTAVVREKARLPLVDPGLRIVTADVTDAWALIPHLTGRDAVLSGLGPRGRKQAGIAGAATGAIIQAMDAAEVRRIVVISAAPLFPIPEHDALLMRYVATPMVRLVLKGVYADLADMEAALGASDLEWTAFRPPQLKDAPLTGVYRRIVGAGVPKGWSISRADVAHAMLAALDDRATLKQAVGVAY
- a CDS encoding FadR/GntR family transcriptional regulator, with product MAVTDEAIARIKEMIVSGLLPAGARLPREEDLAVQLGISRNSLREAVRALTAMRILISRQGDGTYVSSLEPHLLLEELSFVADVSHGDSAAQLLEVRRLLEPQATALAANRITDQGLAALRVILESSMKADSVETFIEWDIAFHRAIVDTIGNPVLSLLLDTLSTHTQRVRIVRGAHLATALESVHREHESILRALEAHDGQLAASAAMLHVSAVEQWLQARTTDLLAGGQ
- a CDS encoding ABC transporter permease, which encodes MSSSSDLAPQAEAAAATALSAPPADPGSARDGFSFARYRELSLIPVLLVMCVIGFIVSPAFLTSANLLGVAQQATELSLLVLAEALILISGRMDLSLESTIGVAPVIAVWLVLPQHGGRFQGLALLPTWTAIPLCLVVGALIGALNGFLILKLRLNGFIVTLGALTMLRGLQIAVSRGQSIVELPSSFTYLGRASWLGAPASIWICALLFLVGGLAMGWLRHGRALYAIGGNTEAARTAGIRVDRAVWSVLVIGGVLAAFAGILYTGHYGSISADQGSGWIFQVFAATVIGGVSLNGGRGTLFGALTGVLTLQLVVNVMTLAGVPPLWNQFLNGAIIILALIISRFAAGEQQE